A genomic region of Neisseria cinerea contains the following coding sequences:
- the cysE gene encoding serine O-acetyltransferase: MKKDHLNTAGFNLWQTIREETEAAAAAEPMLASFLHQTVLRHESLDSVLSYHLSSKLGSPIMDVRALFEIYQQALGSDEQISKCVEADLKAIYERDPACDEYTLPLLYFKGFHAIQAHRINHWLYLNGRKTLAYFLQNRMSEVFGVDIHPAAHFGHGLMLDHATGFVAGETAVLGNNISILHGVTLGGSGKEGGDRHPKIGNGVMIGANASILGNIRIGDNAKIGAGSVVVSDVPSSITVVGVPAKPVARAPKTPSADMDQNIQFTEIDFII, translated from the coding sequence ATGAAAAAAGACCATTTAAACACAGCCGGTTTCAACTTGTGGCAGACCATACGGGAGGAAACCGAAGCGGCAGCCGCAGCCGAGCCCATGCTGGCCAGCTTCCTGCATCAAACTGTTTTACGGCACGAATCTCTAGACTCCGTCCTTTCCTACCACCTTTCCAGCAAACTCGGCAGCCCGATTATGGACGTGCGCGCCCTGTTTGAAATTTACCAGCAGGCATTGGGCAGCGATGAGCAAATCAGCAAATGCGTCGAGGCAGACTTGAAGGCCATTTACGAGCGTGACCCGGCATGCGACGAATACACGCTTCCGCTGCTATATTTCAAAGGTTTCCACGCCATTCAGGCACACCGCATCAACCACTGGCTATACTTAAACGGACGTAAAACGCTGGCCTATTTCCTGCAAAACCGGATGTCTGAAGTATTCGGGGTCGACATCCATCCCGCCGCACATTTCGGACACGGACTGATGCTTGACCACGCCACCGGCTTTGTTGCCGGCGAGACTGCCGTTTTAGGCAACAACATTTCGATTCTACACGGCGTAACCTTAGGCGGTTCAGGCAAAGAGGGCGGCGACCGCCACCCTAAAATCGGCAATGGCGTCATGATTGGGGCAAACGCCTCGATATTGGGCAATATCCGTATCGGAGACAATGCCAAAATCGGGGCGGGCAGCGTTGTGGTTTCAGACGTACCGTCTTCCATCACTGTTGTCGGCGTACCCGCCAAACCCGTGGCACGCGCACCCAAAACACCGTCGGCCGATATGGATCAAAATATCCAGTTTACCGAAATCGACTTTATCATCTGA
- the grpE gene encoding nucleotide exchange factor GrpE, with product MSEQTQQQNSEEAVENVETVETVEAAETAENGAGEQEPVSAEPTYEDLQARIAELEAQLKDEQLRALANEQNLRRRHQQEIADTHKFAGQKFAVEMLPVKDYLEMALLDQSGNFDALKMGVQMTLNELQKAFDATQIKEINPKAGDKLDPNIHQAMQAVASEQEPNTVVGVMKKGYTLSDRVLRPAMVTVAQKEA from the coding sequence ATGAGCGAACAGACGCAGCAGCAAAATAGTGAAGAGGCGGTTGAAAATGTGGAAACAGTTGAAACCGTAGAGGCTGCCGAAACAGCAGAAAACGGTGCAGGGGAGCAGGAGCCGGTCTCTGCCGAGCCGACTTATGAGGATTTGCAGGCTCGTATTGCCGAGCTGGAAGCGCAGTTGAAAGACGAACAGCTGCGTGCTTTGGCAAACGAGCAAAACCTACGCCGACGCCATCAGCAGGAAATTGCCGATACGCATAAGTTCGCCGGACAGAAGTTTGCAGTAGAAATGTTGCCGGTCAAGGATTATCTGGAAATGGCACTTTTGGATCAAAGCGGCAATTTTGATGCATTGAAAATGGGCGTGCAGATGACTTTGAACGAGTTGCAGAAAGCATTTGATGCCACACAAATCAAGGAAATCAATCCTAAAGCGGGCGATAAGCTTGATCCCAATATTCATCAGGCAATGCAGGCGGTGGCCAGCGAGCAGGAACCCAATACCGTGGTTGGTGTGATGAAGAAGGGCTATACCCTGTCCGACCGTGTGTTGCGTCCTGCAATGGTTACGGTGGCACAGAAGGAAGCCTGA
- the nqrM gene encoding (Na+)-NQR maturation NqrM, translated as MKTLLLTFGIFLLVIIGMAVGYIFSKRTIKGSCGGITALGMKKMCDCDTPCDTLQKKLDEEKQTDSIRIDR; from the coding sequence ATGAAAACCCTGCTCCTCACTTTCGGCATCTTCCTGCTGGTCATCATCGGCATGGCAGTCGGCTATATCTTCTCCAAACGCACCATTAAGGGAAGCTGCGGCGGCATTACCGCTTTAGGTATGAAAAAAATGTGTGACTGCGACACACCTTGCGACACCCTGCAAAAAAAGCTGGATGAAGAAAAACAGACAGATAGCATCAGGATTGACCGTTGA
- a CDS encoding FAD:protein FMN transferase, protein MPSETRLPNFIRALIFALSFIFLNACSEQTAQTVTLQGETMGTTYTVKYLSDGHDKLPSPAEIQKRIDDALKEVNRQMSTYQPDSEISRFNQHTAGKPLRISSDFAHVTAEAIRLNRLTHGALDVTVGPLVNLWGFGPDKSVTREPTPEQIKQAASYTGIDKIILQQDKDSASLSKTHPKAYLDLSSIAKGFGVDKVAGELEKYGIQNYLVEIGGELHGKGKNAHGEPWRIGIEQPNIIQGGNTQIIVPLNNRSLATSGDYRIFHVDKSGKRLSHIINPNNKRPISHNLASISVVADSAMTADGLSTGLFVLGETEALKLAEQEKLAVFLIVRDKDGYRTAMSSEFEKLLR, encoded by the coding sequence ATGCCGTCTGAAACACGCCTGCCGAACTTTATCCGCGCCTTGATATTTGCCCTGAGTTTTATCTTCCTGAACGCCTGTTCGGAACAAACCGCGCAAACCGTTACCCTGCAAGGCGAGACCATGGGCACGACCTATACCGTCAAATATCTTTCAGACGGCCACGATAAACTCCCCTCCCCTGCCGAAATACAAAAACGCATTGATGACGCGCTTAAAGAAGTCAATCGGCAAATGTCCACCTATCAGCCTGATTCCGAAATCAGCCGGTTCAACCAACACACAGCCGGCAAACCCCTCCGCATTTCAAGCGACTTCGCACACGTTACCGCCGAAGCCATCCGCCTGAACCGCCTGACGCACGGAGCACTGGACGTAACCGTCGGCCCTTTAGTCAACCTTTGGGGATTCGGTCCCGACAAATCCGTTACCCGGGAACCGACACCGGAACAAATCAAACAGGCGGCATCTTATACGGGCATAGACAAAATTATTTTGCAACAAGACAAAGATTCCGCCTCCTTGAGCAAAACCCACCCCAAAGCCTATTTGGATTTATCTTCGATTGCCAAAGGCTTCGGCGTTGATAAAGTTGCGGGCGAACTGGAAAAATACGGCATTCAAAATTATCTGGTCGAAATCGGCGGCGAGTTGCACGGCAAAGGCAAAAACGCGCACGGCGAACCGTGGCGCATCGGCATCGAGCAACCCAATATCATCCAAGGCGGCAATACACAAATCATCGTCCCGCTGAACAACCGTTCGCTTGCCACTTCCGGCGATTACCGTATTTTCCATGTCGATAAAAGCGGCAAACGCCTCTCCCACATCATCAATCCCAACAACAAACGACCCATCAGCCACAACCTCGCCTCCATCAGTGTTGTCGCAGACAGCGCGATGACGGCGGACGGCTTGTCCACAGGATTATTTGTTTTAGGCGAAACCGAAGCCTTAAAGCTGGCAGAACAAGAAAAACTCGCCGTTTTCCTGATTGTCAGGGATAAGGACGGCTACCGCACCGCCATGTCTTCCGAATTTGAAAAACTGCTCCGCTAA
- the nqrF gene encoding NADH:ubiquinone reductase (Na(+)-transporting) subunit F, whose amino-acid sequence MEIILGIVMFTVIVLALALMILFAKSKLVSEGDITIKVNDEKELTMPAGGKLLGALASQGIFVPSACGGGGSCGQCRVVVKSGGGDILPTELSHISKREAREGCRLSCQVNVKTDMDIEVPEEVFGVKKWECTVISNDNKATFIKELKLAIPEGEEVPFRAGGYIQIEAPPHTVAYKDFDIPKEYHEDWDKYNLWQYVSKVDEPILRAYSMASYPEEKGIIMLNVRIATPPPRVPDAPPGQMSSYIWSLKPGDKVTISGPFGEFFAKDTDAEMVFIGGGAGMAPMRSHIFDQLKRLNSKRKITFWYGARSKREMFYVEDFDQLAAEFPNFTWHVALSDPLPEDNWDGYTGFIHNVVYENHLKNHEAPEDCEFYMCGPPIMNQSVIKMLKDLGVEDENILLDDFGG is encoded by the coding sequence ATGGAGATTATTTTAGGTATCGTGATGTTCACCGTCATCGTTTTAGCTTTGGCACTGATGATTCTGTTTGCCAAATCCAAGTTGGTGAGCGAAGGCGACATCACCATCAAAGTCAATGATGAAAAAGAGCTGACAATGCCTGCCGGCGGCAAACTGTTGGGCGCGCTTGCCAGCCAAGGCATCTTCGTTCCCTCCGCCTGCGGTGGCGGCGGTTCGTGCGGACAATGCCGCGTTGTCGTGAAAAGCGGCGGCGGCGACATTCTGCCAACCGAGTTGTCCCACATCAGCAAACGCGAAGCGCGCGAAGGCTGCCGTCTGTCTTGTCAGGTCAACGTCAAAACCGACATGGACATCGAAGTCCCTGAAGAAGTGTTCGGTGTGAAAAAATGGGAATGCACTGTCATCTCCAACGACAACAAAGCCACGTTCATTAAAGAACTCAAGCTTGCCATTCCCGAAGGCGAAGAAGTTCCCTTCCGTGCCGGCGGCTACATTCAAATCGAAGCCCCTCCTCACACTGTCGCCTACAAAGACTTCGACATTCCTAAAGAATACCACGAAGACTGGGACAAATACAATCTGTGGCAATACGTTTCCAAAGTGGACGAGCCGATTTTGCGTGCCTACTCCATGGCTTCATACCCTGAAGAAAAAGGCATCATCATGCTGAACGTGCGTATCGCCACGCCGCCTCCGCGCGTACCCGATGCGCCTCCGGGACAAATGTCTTCTTACATCTGGTCGCTGAAACCCGGTGATAAAGTAACGATTTCCGGTCCGTTCGGCGAATTCTTTGCCAAAGACACCGATGCCGAAATGGTATTTATCGGCGGTGGTGCGGGTATGGCTCCGATGCGTTCCCACATTTTCGACCAGCTGAAACGTTTGAACTCCAAACGCAAAATCACCTTCTGGTACGGTGCACGCTCCAAACGCGAAATGTTCTATGTTGAAGACTTCGACCAACTCGCAGCAGAATTCCCAAACTTCACATGGCACGTCGCCCTGTCCGACCCATTGCCTGAAGACAACTGGGACGGTTACACAGGCTTCATTCACAACGTAGTTTACGAAAACCACCTGAAAAACCATGAAGCACCGGAAGACTGCGAATTCTATATGTGCGGCCCGCCGATTATGAACCAGTCCGTCATCAAAATGCTCAAAGACTTGGGCGTGGAAGACGAAAACATCCTCTTGGATGACTTCGGCGGTTGA
- the nqrE gene encoding NADH:ubiquinone reductase (Na(+)-transporting) subunit E translates to MEHYLSLFVKSVFLENMALSFFLGMCTFLAVSKKVSTAFGLGVAVTFVLGLSVPANQLVYSLLKEGALVEGVDLTFLKFITFIGVIAALVQILEMFLDKFVPALYNALGIYLPLITVNCAIFGAVSFMAQREYNFGESVVYGFGAGLGWMLAIVALAGITEKMKYSDVPKGLKGLGITFIAAGLMAMAFMSFSGIQL, encoded by the coding sequence ATGGAACATTACTTAAGCCTCTTTGTAAAATCCGTCTTTCTGGAAAACATGGCACTTTCCTTCTTCTTGGGGATGTGTACATTTTTGGCGGTATCTAAAAAAGTATCCACCGCATTCGGTTTGGGCGTGGCTGTAACTTTCGTACTCGGCCTGTCCGTCCCAGCCAACCAACTTGTTTACTCGCTGCTCAAAGAAGGCGCACTGGTTGAAGGTGTGGATCTGACCTTCCTGAAATTCATTACCTTCATCGGCGTAATTGCCGCTTTGGTGCAGATTTTGGAAATGTTTTTGGACAAATTCGTCCCTGCCCTCTACAACGCATTGGGTATCTACCTGCCTCTGATTACCGTAAACTGCGCAATTTTCGGTGCCGTTTCGTTTATGGCGCAACGCGAATACAACTTCGGTGAATCCGTCGTGTACGGCTTCGGCGCGGGTTTGGGCTGGATGTTGGCGATTGTCGCTTTGGCGGGCATTACCGAAAAAATGAAATATTCGGATGTCCCTAAAGGCCTCAAAGGCTTGGGCATTACCTTTATCGCCGCCGGCCTGATGGCGATGGCGTTTATGTCGTTCTCTGGCATCCAGTTATAA
- a CDS encoding NADH:ubiquinone reductase (Na(+)-transporting) subunit D has protein sequence MADMKRLKYLMFSPFIDNNPIALQVLGICSALAVTTKLQTAIVMGISVALVTGFSSFFISLVRNYIPNSIRIIVQMAIVASLVTLVDQLLQAFAYELSKQLSVFVGLIITNCIVMGRAEAFAMKEPPLESLVDGIGNGAGYGMMLIIIATIRELIGSGKLFGYTIFQTVQDGGWYQTNGLFLLAPSAFFIIGFLIWGLRTWKPEQAEK, from the coding sequence ATGGCTGACATGAAACGCTTGAAATATTTGATGTTTTCACCCTTTATCGACAACAACCCGATTGCCTTGCAGGTTTTGGGTATTTGTTCGGCGCTGGCGGTTACCACCAAACTTCAGACAGCCATCGTGATGGGTATTTCCGTAGCTTTGGTAACCGGTTTTTCCAGCTTCTTCATTTCTTTAGTACGCAACTACATCCCCAACAGCATCCGTATTATCGTGCAAATGGCGATTGTTGCTTCCTTGGTAACTCTGGTTGACCAACTGCTCCAAGCTTTTGCCTATGAGCTGTCCAAACAGCTGTCCGTATTCGTCGGCCTGATTATTACCAACTGTATCGTGATGGGCCGTGCCGAAGCATTCGCCATGAAAGAGCCTCCTTTGGAGAGCTTGGTTGACGGTATCGGCAACGGCGCAGGTTACGGCATGATGTTGATCATCATTGCAACCATCCGCGAACTGATCGGTTCAGGCAAACTCTTTGGCTACACCATTTTCCAAACCGTACAGGACGGCGGCTGGTATCAAACCAACGGCTTGTTCTTACTCGCTCCCAGCGCATTCTTCATCATCGGCTTTTTGATTTGGGGTCTACGCACTTGGAAACCCGAACAGGCGGAGAAATAA
- a CDS encoding Na(+)-translocating NADH-quinone reductase subunit C produces the protein MAKKFDKDSFSGTLIVVLVVSLICSIIVAGAVVGLKPIQEKQKLQDKQGYILSVAGLMDKDTDISKTFAERIEQRVVDLATGEYVADAPKDFSARVAGKDPAQSIQIKPEDDLAGIKSRAKYTEVYLVKGEDGKVSQIILPMHGNGLWSVMYGFVAIQPDGNTINGITYYDQGETPGLGGEIGNPLWQQKFVGKKLFDEQGKLALHVGKGASSDKEHGVDALSGASLTSKGVQGSFAYWFGENGYIPYLNKLKSAGAQ, from the coding sequence ATGGCTAAGAAATTCGATAAAGACAGCTTCAGCGGCACGCTGATTGTGGTATTGGTTGTCAGCCTGATTTGTTCCATCATCGTTGCTGGTGCGGTCGTTGGCTTGAAACCTATCCAAGAGAAACAAAAACTCCAAGATAAACAAGGATATATCTTAAGCGTAGCCGGTTTGATGGATAAAGACACCGACATCAGCAAAACCTTTGCCGAGCGTATCGAGCAACGTGTCGTGGACTTGGCAACCGGCGAATACGTCGCCGATGCGCCTAAAGACTTCAGCGCACGCGTTGCCGGCAAAGACCCTGCCCAAAGCATCCAAATCAAACCTGAAGACGATTTGGCAGGCATCAAAAGCCGTGCCAAATACACTGAGGTTTACTTGGTAAAAGGTGAAGACGGCAAAGTCAGCCAAATCATCCTGCCTATGCACGGTAACGGCTTGTGGTCTGTCATGTACGGTTTTGTCGCCATCCAACCCGACGGCAACACCATCAACGGCATCACCTACTACGACCAAGGCGAAACCCCAGGCTTGGGCGGCGAAATCGGCAATCCGTTGTGGCAACAAAAATTCGTCGGCAAAAAACTGTTTGACGAACAAGGCAAACTTGCCCTGCATGTCGGCAAAGGTGCAAGTTCGGACAAAGAACACGGCGTAGATGCCCTCTCCGGCGCATCGCTGACATCTAAAGGTGTGCAAGGTTCGTTCGCCTACTGGTTCGGCGAAAACGGCTATATCCCCTACCTGAACAAATTAAAATCAGCAGGAGCACAATAA
- a CDS encoding NADH:ubiquinone reductase (Na(+)-transporting) subunit B produces the protein MGLKHFLEKIEPHFLPGGKHEKWYALYEAAATIFYTSGAVTRKAAHVRDALDSKRMMILVWLALFPAMFYGMYNVGVQAFGALTPDLLQQNIANDWHYALANALGINMSSEAGMLGKMLFGAIFFLPIYATVFVVGGFWEVLFASVRKHEINEGFFVTSILFALIVPPTLPLWQAALGITFGVVVAKEVFGGTGKNFMNPALAGRAFLFFAYPANITGDTVWTAVDGYSGATALAQWAAHGADGLKNAVTGQTISWMDAFIGNVPGSIGEVSTLALLIGGAFIVFTRIASWRIIAGVMIGMIAMSSLFNFIGSDTNAMFSMPWYWHLVVGGFSIGMLFMATDPVSASFTNVGKWWYGALIGVMCVLIRVVNPAYPEGMMLAILFANLFAPIFDYFVAQANIKRRKARSNG, from the coding sequence ATGGGCTTGAAACATTTTCTTGAAAAAATCGAACCGCACTTCCTGCCGGGCGGCAAACATGAAAAATGGTATGCCCTCTACGAAGCTGCGGCGACGATTTTCTATACATCCGGCGCGGTAACGCGCAAAGCGGCCCACGTCCGCGATGCGCTCGACTCCAAGCGCATGATGATTTTGGTGTGGCTGGCTTTGTTCCCTGCCATGTTCTACGGTATGTACAACGTCGGCGTACAAGCATTCGGTGCGTTAACGCCTGATTTGCTGCAACAAAACATCGCCAACGACTGGCATTACGCCCTTGCCAACGCTTTGGGCATCAATATGTCGTCTGAAGCGGGCATGTTGGGCAAAATGCTGTTCGGCGCGATTTTCTTCCTGCCGATTTACGCGACTGTATTTGTCGTGGGCGGCTTCTGGGAAGTTTTGTTCGCATCCGTACGCAAACACGAAATCAACGAAGGTTTCTTCGTGACTTCGATTCTGTTTGCTTTGATCGTTCCCCCTACCCTGCCTTTGTGGCAAGCGGCTTTGGGTATTACCTTCGGCGTTGTGGTTGCGAAAGAGGTATTTGGCGGTACGGGTAAAAACTTCATGAATCCTGCTCTTGCAGGCCGTGCGTTCCTGTTTTTCGCCTATCCTGCGAATATTACCGGCGACACCGTTTGGACTGCGGTTGACGGCTATTCCGGTGCCACTGCTTTGGCGCAATGGGCGGCACACGGTGCAGACGGCCTGAAAAACGCTGTAACCGGTCAAACCATTTCTTGGATGGATGCGTTTATCGGTAACGTGCCCGGCTCAATCGGCGAAGTATCCACTTTGGCGCTCTTAATCGGCGGCGCGTTTATCGTGTTCACCCGTATTGCCTCTTGGCGCATTATTGCCGGCGTGATGATCGGTATGATTGCGATGTCTTCACTGTTTAACTTCATCGGTTCGGACACCAACGCCATGTTTTCCATGCCTTGGTACTGGCACTTGGTGGTCGGCGGCTTCTCCATCGGTATGCTGTTTATGGCGACCGACCCTGTTTCCGCTTCCTTTACCAATGTCGGCAAATGGTGGTACGGCGCACTTATCGGTGTGATGTGCGTGTTGATCCGCGTGGTCAACCCTGCTTACCCCGAAGGCATGATGTTGGCGATTCTGTTTGCCAACCTGTTTGCCCCGATTTTCGACTATTTCGTCGCACAAGCGAACATCAAACGCAGAAAGGCGCGCAGCAATGGCTAA
- a CDS encoding Na(+)-translocating NADH-quinone reductase subunit A — MIKIKKGLDLPIAGRPEQAVYNGPAITEVALLGEEYAGMRPSMKVKEGDAVKKGQVLFEDKKNPGVVFTAPASGKIAAIHRGEKRVLQSVVIAVEGDDEIEFERYAPDALANLSGEEVRRNLIQSGLWTALRTRPFSKIPAVDAEPFAIFVNAMDTNPLAANPTVIIKEAAEDFKRGLLVLSRLTERKIHVCKAAGADVPSENAANIETHEFGGPHPAGLSGTHIHFIEPVGANKTVWTINYQDVIAIGRLFATGRLSTERVIALGGSQVNKPRLLRTVLGAKVSQITAGELVDADNRVISGSVLNGAIAQGAHDYLGRYHNQISVIEEGRSKELFGWVTPQPDKYSITRTTLGHFLKNKLFKFTTAVNGGDRAMVPIGTYERVMPLDILPTLLLRDLIVGDTDSAQALGCLELNEEDLALCSFVCPGKYEYGPLLRKVLETIEKEG, encoded by the coding sequence ATGATTAAAATCAAAAAAGGCCTAGACCTGCCCATCGCGGGCAGACCGGAGCAAGCCGTTTACAACGGCCCGGCCATTACCGAAGTCGCGTTGCTTGGCGAAGAATATGCCGGTATGCGCCCCTCGATGAAAGTCAAGGAAGGCGATGCCGTCAAAAAAGGCCAAGTGCTGTTTGAAGACAAGAAAAATCCGGGCGTGGTGTTTACTGCGCCGGCTTCCGGCAAAATCGCCGCGATTCACCGTGGCGAAAAGCGCGTGCTTCAGTCGGTTGTGATTGCCGTTGAAGGCGATGACGAAATCGAGTTCGAACGCTATGCGCCCGATGCGTTGGCAAACTTAAGCGGCGAAGAAGTGCGTCGCAATCTGATTCAATCCGGTTTGTGGACTGCGCTGCGGACCCGTCCGTTCAGCAAAATCCCTGCCGTCGATGCCGAGCCGTTCGCCATCTTCGTCAATGCGATGGACACCAATCCGCTGGCTGCCAATCCTACGGTCATCATCAAAGAAGCCGCCGAAGACTTCAAACGCGGCCTGTTGGTATTGAGCCGCCTGACCGAACGTAAAATCCATGTGTGTAAAGCAGCCGGTGCAGACGTGCCGTCTGAAAATGCTGCCAACATCGAAACACATGAATTTGGCGGCCCGCATCCTGCCGGTTTGAGCGGTACGCACATTCATTTCATCGAGCCAGTCGGTGCGAACAAAACCGTTTGGACCATCAATTATCAAGATGTGATTGCCATTGGCCGTTTGTTTGCAACAGGCCGTCTGAGCACCGAGCGCGTGATTGCCTTGGGTGGCTCTCAAGTCAACAAACCGCGCCTCTTGCGTACCGTTTTGGGTGCGAAAGTATCGCAAATTACTGCGGGCGAATTGGTTGACGCGGACAACCGCGTGATTTCCGGTTCAGTATTGAACGGCGCGATTGCACAAGGCGCGCATGATTATTTGGGACGCTACCACAATCAGATTTCCGTTATCGAAGAAGGCCGCAGCAAAGAGCTGTTCGGCTGGGTTACACCACAACCGGACAAATACTCGATTACGCGTACGACCCTCGGTCATTTCCTGAAAAACAAACTCTTCAAGTTCACGACAGCCGTCAACGGCGGCGACCGCGCCATGGTGCCGATTGGTACTTACGAGCGCGTAATGCCGCTGGACATCCTGCCTACCTTGCTCTTGCGCGATTTAATCGTCGGCGATACCGACAGCGCTCAGGCACTGGGTTGCTTGGAATTGAACGAAGAAGACCTCGCTTTGTGCAGCTTCGTCTGCCCGGGCAAATACGAATACGGCCCGCTGTTGCGCAAGGTGCTGGAAACCATTGAGAAGGAAGGCTGA
- a CDS encoding sodium:proton antiporter: MRHLTLLTFFSLPAISLAADLDGSTLNLLWGLPFAMILLSIALGPLFFSYIWHHHFGKITAFWTLSFLIPFSLIFGAEAGIRTVVHALIEEYIPFILLLLALYTISGGIFVGGNLRGTPKLNTALLAVGTSLASIMGTTGAAMLMIRPLLKANQTRTRRVHIVIFFIFLVANIGGGLTPLGDPPLFLGFLKGVDFMWTVKHMLAPVLISAILLLTAFYFIDNRLFKQDVAEQSKTTRQQLPEKITIFGKWNFLLLAGVVGAVLLSGLWKPDHNGLEILGSHYALQNLARDLVLIILTAISIIITPKQVRAGNEFNFDPITEVGKLFLGIFITIFPVLSILKAGEAGALGGVVSLVHDAGGNPVDTMYFWMSGILSSFLDNAPTYLVFFNMAGGDAHALMTGPLFHSLLAVSMGSVFMGALTYIGNAPNFMVKAIAEQRGIPMPTFFGYMAWSVVFLVPVFILHTFIFFIFKLL, translated from the coding sequence ATGCGCCACCTGACACTGCTGACATTTTTCTCCCTACCTGCAATCAGCTTGGCTGCCGACCTGGACGGCTCTACCCTTAATCTCTTATGGGGGCTGCCGTTTGCCATGATCCTGCTGTCTATTGCACTGGGTCCCCTGTTTTTTTCCTACATCTGGCATCACCATTTCGGCAAGATTACCGCATTTTGGACTTTGTCGTTCCTCATTCCCTTTTCGCTGATTTTTGGAGCAGAAGCTGGTATCCGTACCGTTGTCCACGCACTCATTGAAGAATACATACCGTTCATTCTGCTCCTATTGGCACTTTATACCATTTCAGGCGGCATATTTGTCGGAGGCAACCTTCGCGGCACCCCGAAACTCAATACCGCCCTGCTTGCCGTCGGTACATCACTCGCCTCCATCATGGGAACGACTGGCGCAGCCATGTTGATGATCCGCCCTTTGCTGAAAGCCAATCAAACCCGTACTCGCCGCGTGCATATCGTTATCTTCTTTATTTTCCTTGTCGCCAATATCGGCGGCGGCCTGACTCCGCTCGGCGATCCCCCGCTGTTCCTCGGTTTCCTAAAAGGCGTAGATTTCATGTGGACGGTCAAGCATATGCTTGCCCCGGTCCTAATTAGTGCCATTCTCCTCCTTACTGCCTTCTACTTCATAGACAACCGCCTCTTCAAACAAGACGTTGCCGAACAAAGCAAGACAACACGGCAACAATTACCCGAAAAAATTACTATTTTCGGAAAATGGAACTTCCTTTTACTCGCAGGAGTCGTCGGCGCAGTCTTGCTTTCAGGATTATGGAAACCCGACCACAACGGATTAGAAATCCTTGGCAGCCATTACGCCTTACAAAACCTTGCACGCGACCTGGTTTTAATTATATTGACCGCCATATCTATCATTATCACACCCAAACAAGTACGTGCCGGCAATGAATTCAACTTTGATCCGATTACCGAAGTAGGAAAACTCTTCCTCGGTATCTTCATTACCATTTTCCCCGTTCTGAGCATTCTGAAAGCAGGCGAAGCTGGGGCATTGGGCGGAGTGGTTTCATTGGTTCACGATGCAGGAGGCAACCCTGTCGACACCATGTATTTCTGGATGAGCGGCATATTGTCCTCCTTTTTAGACAATGCACCGACTTACCTGGTCTTCTTCAACATGGCAGGCGGCGATGCACATGCGCTGATGACCGGTCCCCTGTTTCACTCTCTGCTTGCCGTATCCATGGGTTCGGTATTTATGGGGGCTCTGACCTACATCGGCAATGCACCGAATTTTATGGTTAAAGCCATCGCAGAACAACGCGGAATACCCATGCCTACCTTTTTCGGCTATATGGCGTGGTCTGTTGTCTTCCTGGTTCCGGTCTTTATCCTGCACACTTTTATCTTCTTCATTTTCAAACTACTGTAA
- a CDS encoding YbaN family protein yields MIRYLLIICGGLSLLLGIIGIFLPLLPTTPFVLLSAACWAKASPRFHSWLHRHRYFGPMVHNWEKNRAVPRKAKIFAISMMSASCLFMFWQFPQRWWVGAISSIFCSFVAIWMWRRPES; encoded by the coding sequence ATGATACGTTATCTATTAATTATTTGCGGCGGCCTCTCCCTCCTCTTGGGGATTATCGGTATTTTCCTACCCCTGTTGCCGACCACACCGTTCGTGCTACTCTCCGCCGCCTGTTGGGCAAAGGCATCTCCGCGTTTTCACAGCTGGCTGCACCGACACCGCTATTTCGGCCCTATGGTTCATAATTGGGAAAAAAATCGGGCAGTCCCCCGCAAGGCTAAGATTTTTGCCATTAGCATGATGTCCGCATCATGCCTGTTCATGTTCTGGCAGTTTCCCCAACGTTGGTGGGTAGGCGCAATTTCATCGATTTTCTGTTCCTTTGTCGCCATATGGATGTGGCGCAGACCCGAATCTTAA